A region of the Geoalkalibacter sp. genome:
TTCAAGATGAAAATTAGGCGAAGTATTCAGCGCGTACTTGCTCGCTATACAGGAGGTGCGCGGATATGATACGTATCTCGGTAGTCACAGTTTGCCTCAATGCCGAAAAGGTCATCGGGAGGTGCTTGGATTCCGTACTGACGCAAACGTATAAAAACTTGGAATATCTTGTGGTCGATGGTGGCTCGACTGATGGAAGCCTTGAGCTGATCCATCGTGTCCGCAACAAGATCGACTATTTTGTTAGTGAGCCCGATAGAGGTCTGTACCATGCCATGAATAAAGGGATTCAGGCGGCCACCGGCGAGTTCGTTTATTTCTTAAATACGGACGATTATTTCTGTGATGCTGAGGTGGTTGCCGATGTCGCCCGGGCGATTGAAGACAATCCTGGGGTTGACCTCTTATATGGTGATGTCCTGATGCACGACGGCTTGCAGTGGATACAGAAGCCGCCGTTGCCGATTCTGAATCGCGAGACGCTTTGTCGAAAAGGATTTTGCCATCAGGCCCTTTTTGCCGGCCGAAAGGTTTTGCTCGAAACCGGTGGGTTCTCGGAAGACTATCGCATTGTCGCGGATGCCGATTGGTTGGCGCGGGCTTTGTCGTGTGGAGCGACCAGTCTCTACCTTAAGCGCGATATTGCCAAAATCAGTTTGGATGGCCTGAGCAGCAGAACCCGTTGGCGCGACGAAAAGAAGCGTTATCTACGTGCCAACTACACGCCTTGGGAGCGTTTTTTGTGGCGCAAGCTGCCGGGAATTCTGGGCCGTAAATAAACCGGATCTTGATTGGACAAGCGGGGGACGATGAAAGTTTTTAAGATTCTGCATATTGCGAATCGAGGAGAAAGGTACGCAGGGAACAGATATTATTCATATCCTTACAAAATGAATAATGGTTTCGTTCGAAACGGGCACTGTGTCTACTGGTTTAGCGATCGGGATATCGCTCGCTCTTTGTCCGTCATCCCCTCCAGAAAGCTTGGCACGTCCAGATGTAATAAAAAAATTTTAGAAGTCTGCGAAAATTTTCGCCCGGATATCGTTGTATTCGGCCATTCCGATGTGCTCAGAAATGAAACAATTGAGGAGATTAAAAAGAAACATAAATCTTCTATAGTTCAATACAACTTCGATTTGTTGCACGATAAGAACATAAAAAAACTTAAAGAAAGAAATGGTTATGTTGATTTTAATTTTATTACGACAGGTGGAAAATTCCTGGGAGAGTTGGCTGGAAAAGGAAGCCGTTATGCCTATATGCCAAACCCTGTGGACATGAGTATTGATTGTCACGCCAATTACAAAAATAATAATTTGGACATTGATGTTTTTTTTGCCGGCCAGACCTCCGACATGGTCGGTGTCGCGGATCTTCGAACCCAGATCGCCTCTCTGCCGGGAGAGATGCCCGATATTTCTTTTGGCATGTATAACGGCGTATGGGGTCATCGATATCTGGAATTGCTTGGGCGCGCCAAGATGGGGCTGAGTATCAGTGTTGGGCTGAAGGATCCTGGTGTCGATGGGTGTCGTCAATATCTTTACAGTTCAGACAGGATAGGTCAGTACCTCGGCAATGGTTTGCTGACGTTCGTTGAAAAAAAATTTCGTTTGGCTGATGTTTATGGTCCCGATTGCCTGGTTGAGGTTGAAAACTACTCAGATCTCAAGGAAAAAATACGGTTTTTCGCTAAAAAAGATCGTCTTCGCATTAAAATGGCTGAAATTTCTCATCATCTTGCGCATGAACAGTTCAATGAGAGACTGGTTGCCAAATATCTAATCGAAACCACTATTGACTCAAAATTTTCTCATTCATATCGCTGGCCGACTCAGGTCTGGGGTTGAACATACCAAGTTGTGTTAAATGAAGAGTTTTTTTAAAAAAATTGAAGACAATTTTCTCAAATTCGGTTGGTTGATGCCCGCATATATGCCTCTCGGTGAGGCAGTCGGGCGTTCTATTCTGAATATTTTATTGGTTATTTATATTTCCTGGGGATTGGTTGTTATTTTCAGGCGTGGAAAAGAAATCTGGATTTCCAGTGTCTGTATTCCTTTGTTGATTTTGTGGGGGGCATTTTTTTTGAGTATTTTTAATGCCGAAGATGTTCCCAGGGCTTTTCATGCATGGCAAAAATATTTTTTTTCTTCCTTGACTGTTCCATTGACTGTTTTTGTTCTTAGGATTAATCCAGAAAAGTGGAAATCCTTTGTCTTGTCTCTGGCAGCAACAGGCGTGTTTCTTCCGTTTCTTCTCGTCGCCAAAAGCGCAATCTCTAGCGGATTTGAATTTTTCGTTTTGCCGCGGTCCATGATTGAAAGAAACCTTCCTTTTTTGCTTCCAATTGTTTTTTTGGTGATAAGCAGACTGAAAAATATTTATTATAAGTTGATTTTAAGCGGATTTTTTTTCATTTTTTTCTTTGCAATCATAATTGCATCTCAAGGTCGCGCCGCCCTGGTTGCTTTAGGATTGGGAATCTCTTTCTATTTTATTTTTGTAATCAAGGTCAGAGCGCGTATTTTTGTTCCGGTTTTTTCAATTTTTATTGTGTTCTCAATATTGATAAGCGGCCCGTTTTTCTTTCGTCATGCTGAATCACAGCATATTCAAAGCGATTACATCGACTATTTTTCTTCAGGACGTACCCTTCTTTGGAAGCAGGCGATCAAAAATCCACCCGATAATGTTTTTTTTGGAATCGGGATGAGTAATGTTCGTTATGTTGATGAGGTGATGACGATTAATGATCACAGGGTTAAACATTTGCATAATTTTCTGTTTGATGCTTGGTATGAAACTGGTCTTGCGGGACTTGCCGCCCTGGTTTTGTTGTGGTCGATGATGATTTTCTTTTGCTTAAAAAGAATTAAATATTTTAATGGCGGGCTGAGATCTGAAGTTTTAGCATTGCTATGTTCTTTCGTAGCTTTGTTGGGTGGGGGACTTTTTAGTTATTCATATATGTCTCCCCAGTTGACAAATTATTTGTATTTTATCCTTTCAGGTCTGTTTTTTATTGGTCGCTATGCTATTCATTCAAAAACTAGCGAAGCGATGGTATCTTAATGCCCTTTATGCAGCATAAATTTATCAATGACAGGCAAATTCGAATAAAATTTATTGGAACTTATGGTGATCAACGCTGGTCGCGTCAATTTCCTGGACTACAGACAATTTGGGGACGTTGCGAATTCATTCTCGACCGGTCCGCGTCTGAATACGACTGGCTTGTGGTTTAC
Encoded here:
- a CDS encoding glycosyltransferase family 2 protein, with translation MIRISVVTVCLNAEKVIGRCLDSVLTQTYKNLEYLVVDGGSTDGSLELIHRVRNKIDYFVSEPDRGLYHAMNKGIQAATGEFVYFLNTDDYFCDAEVVADVARAIEDNPGVDLLYGDVLMHDGLQWIQKPPLPILNRETLCRKGFCHQALFAGRKVLLETGGFSEDYRIVADADWLARALSCGATSLYLKRDIAKISLDGLSSRTRWRDEKKRYLRANYTPWERFLWRKLPGILGRK
- a CDS encoding O-antigen ligase family protein yields the protein MKSFFKKIEDNFLKFGWLMPAYMPLGEAVGRSILNILLVIYISWGLVVIFRRGKEIWISSVCIPLLILWGAFFLSIFNAEDVPRAFHAWQKYFFSSLTVPLTVFVLRINPEKWKSFVLSLAATGVFLPFLLVAKSAISSGFEFFVLPRSMIERNLPFLLPIVFLVISRLKNIYYKLILSGFFFIFFFAIIIASQGRAALVALGLGISFYFIFVIKVRARIFVPVFSIFIVFSILISGPFFFRHAESQHIQSDYIDYFSSGRTLLWKQAIKNPPDNVFFGIGMSNVRYVDEVMTINDHRVKHLHNFLFDAWYETGLAGLAALVLLWSMMIFFCLKRIKYFNGGLRSEVLALLCSFVALLGGGLFSYSYMSPQLTNYLYFILSGLFFIGRYAIHSKTSEAMVS